A part of Paenibacillus sp. sptzw28 genomic DNA contains:
- a CDS encoding phosphotransferase enzyme family protein, with protein sequence MESLFRELISKYFGDLDYSTEPVPFGLTNFSRIITVKDRKYIARIYDRHTKNLENLLFEIELVTFLENCDLSFKVPGFLPTRSGHKYVELQGNRLGSVVPFIEGVIPDINSSNDVKEMGRTVGEISKAFEEFQTDLHTPAIQFSRFYDLHPLSSEETVAQFLLNPPFVVDDSHMALFRNLLDQFQPEHILLSHLPHQIVHHDLLIFNLLIGNNGKMNGVLDFDFASIDIRAFEPAICINHLLQFEDRTLDYLEIFLKAYSAYMKLSMAEIDMIPNLIRLYYLSLLCIYIGQYYSGKAVKDHFTFIIAQMSARDYWLKENKDNLKQTLIHLVY encoded by the coding sequence GTGGAATCTTTGTTTCGGGAACTTATCTCCAAATATTTTGGCGATCTTGATTACAGTACTGAACCCGTGCCTTTTGGATTAACGAATTTCTCCCGAATCATCACGGTAAAAGACCGCAAATACATAGCGAGAATATATGACAGGCATACAAAAAACCTGGAAAATCTGCTTTTTGAGATCGAGCTTGTTACATTTCTGGAAAACTGTGATTTATCGTTTAAAGTACCGGGCTTTCTACCAACTCGAAGTGGACATAAATATGTGGAGTTGCAGGGTAACCGGTTAGGTTCGGTCGTTCCGTTCATTGAAGGGGTTATACCCGATATAAATTCTTCGAATGATGTCAAGGAAATGGGAAGGACAGTCGGTGAAATCTCCAAAGCGTTTGAGGAGTTTCAAACGGATTTGCACACACCGGCGATTCAGTTCAGCCGGTTCTATGATCTTCATCCGCTGAGCAGCGAGGAGACAGTTGCACAATTTCTTCTGAACCCGCCGTTTGTTGTTGATGACTCTCATATGGCACTATTCAGAAATCTCCTCGATCAATTCCAGCCTGAACATATTCTTCTGTCTCATCTACCTCATCAAATCGTTCATCATGACTTGCTGATTTTTAATTTACTCATCGGTAATAATGGTAAAATGAACGGAGTACTGGATTTTGATTTTGCTTCTATCGATATCCGGGCGTTCGAGCCTGCAATCTGTATCAATCATCTGCTGCAGTTTGAAGACCGTACGTTAGATTATCTGGAGATTTTTTTAAAAGCCTATTCTGCATATATGAAATTATCTATGGCGGAAATCGACATGATTCCGAATCTGATACGTTTATATTATCTTTCTTTGTTATGTATTTATATTGGACAGTATTACTCAGGAAAAGCCGTGAAGGATCATTTTACCTTTATTATCGCACAAATGTCAGCCAGAGATTATTGGCTGAAGGAGAACAAAGATAATCTTAAGCAAACTCTGATTCATCTGGTCTATTGA